One genomic window of Salvelinus alpinus chromosome 17, SLU_Salpinus.1, whole genome shotgun sequence includes the following:
- the actr8 gene encoding actin-related protein 8 — protein sequence MTQAEREQENGKEKEKEKEREKEKEKEKEQRGIKRPIAPPVIPEPLQEQIQSNFIVVLHPGSKTLRIGRATDTLPATVPHVIARRHKQTCQPRYEDEWLVREGLNKPESNEQRQNGLKMVDQAIWSKKMSNGVRRTPVSAEQARSYNRLIRPAGLDTSSRMKWTNTAHHPKHLVGEEALYVNPTDCYNVHWPISRGQLNVHSGAGGSLTAVLADLEAIWSHVIQKQLEIPLKDLKYYRCILLVPDIYNRHHIKELVNMLLLNMGFSAIVVHQESVCATFGSGLSSACVVDVGDQKTSLCCVEDGVSHRNSRLCLAYGGADVTRCFFWLLQRAGFPYRECQLSNRVDCILLQQLKETFCHLDQDISGLQDHEFRTRFPESPALLYQVRLGDEKLQAPMALFYPTTFGIVGQKMTSLQHRSQGDPEDPHDEHYLLGTQSKQDQSSKASAERKSLPKPPGFEGELSSQGGDPSERGGGAHGQDVELGHSQNDCLMGGAEMEEPPSALLSRKTAMTQFEGKALGLDKAILHSIDCCASDETKRKMYSSILVVGGGLLFHRAQEFLQHRILNKMPPSFRRVVESVEVITRPKDMDPRLISWKGGAVLACLDTTQEMWIHQREWQRFGVRMLRERAAFVW from the exons ATGACACAAgcggagagagagcaagaaaacggcaaagagaaagaaaaggaaaaggagcgagagaaggagaaagagaaagaaaaggaaCAGCGTGGTATCAAAAGACCAATCGCGCCACCGGTTATCCCAGAGCCTCTTCAAGAA CAAATTCAGAGCAACTTTATCGTTGTGTTACACCCTGGATCGAAAACGTTGAGAATTGGTAGAGCAACCGACACGCTTCCTGCGACTGTCCCGCACGTCATAGCCCGCAGACATAAACAAACGTGCCAGCCCCGATATGAGGATGAATGGCTGGTGAGAGAAGGCCTGAAT AAACCAGAGAGTAATGAACAGAGGCAGAATGGTCTCAAAATGGTTGACCAGGCGATCTGGTCAAAGAAGATGTCCAATGGTGTACGGAGGACGCCAGTGTCTGCTGAAcag GCCAGGTCTTATAACAGACTGATTCGACCAGCAGGTCTGGACACTAGCTCCAGGATGAAGTGGACCAACACAGCACACCATCCAAAGCACCTGgtgggagaggag GCATTGTATGTAAACCCCACTGACTGTTACAACGTGCACTGGCCCATCAGCAGGGGGCAGCTCAACGTGCACAGCGGTGCAGGGGGTTCTCTGACTGCTGTCCTGGCCGATTTGGAGGCCATCTGGAGCCACGTCATCCAGAAACAACTGGAAATCCCCCTAAAAGACCTCAAG TATTACAGATGTATCCTTTTAGTCCCTGACATCTATAACAGGCATCACATCAAGGAACTGGTCAACATGCTGCTGCTCAACATGGGCTTTTCAG CGATCGTAGTCCACCAGGAGTCTGTGTGTGCTACCTTCGGCAGTGGCCTGAGCAGTGCCTGTGTGGTGGATGTGGGCGACCAGAAGACCAGTCTGTGTTGTGTGGAGGACGGGGTGTCTCACCGCAACTCCAG GCTGTGTCTGGCATACGGGGGCGCTGATGTCACCCGCTGTTTCTTCTGGCTCCTGCAGAGGGCAGGCTTCCCCTACAGGGAGTGTCAGCTCTCCAATAGGGTGGACTGCATCCTGCTGCAGCAGCTCAAAGAGACCTTCTGCCACCTTGACCAG GACATCTCTGGGCTTCAAGACCACGAGTTCCGCACCCGTTTCCCAGAGTCCCCTGCACTTCTTTACCAGGTTCGACTTGGTGACGAGAAACTGCAG GCTCCTATGGCCCTGTTCTACCCCACCACGTTTGGGATAGTGGGCCAGAAGATGACCTCCTTGCAGCACAGATCTCAGGGTGACCCAGAGGACCCACATGATGAACACTACCTACTGGGAACCCAGAGCAAGCAGGACCAG TCCTCTAAAGCCTCTGCAGAGCGTAAATCCCTTCCCAAGCCGCCTGGGTTTGAGGGGGAGTTGAGCAGCCAGGGTGGGGACCCCTCAGAACGTGGAGGTGGTGCCCATGGCCAGGATGTGGAGCTGGGACACTCCCAGAACGACTGCCTGATGGGGGGAGCAGAGATGGAGGAGCCTCCCTCAGCACTCCTCTCCAGGAAGACTGCCATGACCCAGTTTGAGGGCAAAGCGCTAGGCTTGGACAAAGCCATCCTGCACAGCATCGATTGCTGTG CATCTGACGAGACCAAGAGGAAGATGTacagctccatcctggtggtggGGGGAGGCCTGCTGTTTCACAGGGCCCAGGAGTTCCTGCAGCACCGCATCCTCAACAAGATGCCCCCCTCCTTCCGCAGGGTGGTGGAGAGCGTGGAGGTCATCACACGACCCAAG GACATGGACCCTCGCCTGATCTCGTGGAAAGGGGGAGCGGTGCTTGCCTGCCTGGACACCACCCAGGAGATGTGGATCCACCAGAGGGAGTGGCAGCGCTTTGGTGTGCGCATGCTGAGGGAGAGGGCTGCGTTTGTCTGGTGA